One Coffea arabica cultivar ET-39 chromosome 5e, Coffea Arabica ET-39 HiFi, whole genome shotgun sequence DNA segment encodes these proteins:
- the LOC140006885 gene encoding uncharacterized protein: MTTAINRLESHVYEKLPSQPETNPRNVSAMTLRSGKEVEGPKLEKTKKTEKEKEILDVFRKVEINIPLLDAIKQVPNYAKFLKDLCTPKKKLRGDERVAVGENVSAILQKNLPPKCGDPGMFTIPCKIRNTSIRRAMLDLGASINVVPKIIYASLNLGPLKETAIIIQLADRTNAYPEGLVEDVLVQVNELVFPVDFYILDMGDEKSLNPSPILLGRPFLSTVRTKIDVNEGTLSMKFVGERINFNIFSAMKYPGESNSVFVLSVVEPLVQEAFELNGEDALEVALTKHLELGVTPNVNMWDELHHAVEALHSLPTIPPRYELTSLFVPETHVKLLPSVVQVPELELKPLPRHLKYAFLGD, encoded by the exons ATGACAACTGCCATTAATCGCTTGGAGTCCCACGTTTATGAAAAATTACCATCACAACCTGAGACCAATCCCAGGAATGTAAGTGCCATGACATTAAGGAGTGGCAAAGAGGTGGAGGGACCTAA GTTGGAGAAGACGAAGAAGAcggagaaagagaaagagatcCTGGACGTGTTCAGAAAAGTGGAGATCAACATCCCTTTGTTGGATGCAATCAAGCAAGTACCGAATTACGCAAAATTTCTCAAGGACTTGTGCACCCCTAAGAAAAAGTTGAGAGGGGATGAAAGAGTAGCGGTGGGAGAAAACGTATCAGCCATACTCCAAAAAAATCTCCCACCCAAATGTGGGGATCCAGGTATGTTCACGATCCCTTGTAAGATAAGAAATACATCGATCAGGAGAGCCATGTTGGATTTAGGGGCGTCAATCAATGTGGTGCCGAAAATCATTTATGCGTCCCTGAATCTTGGGCCATTAAAAGAAACGGCCATCATAATCCAACTAGCCGACCGCACCAATGCCTACCCAGAGGGGCTAGTTGAGGATGTCTTGGTTCAGGTAAATGAATTAGTCTTTCCTGTAGATTTTTACATCCTGGATATGGGAGATGAGAAATCATTAAACCCGTCACCTATTTTGTTAGGTAGACCATTTCTTAGCACTGTCAGGACTAAAATAGATGTGAATGAGGGTACTTTATCAATGAAATTTGTTGGTGAAAGgataaattttaatattttttcggCGATGAAATATCCAGGGGAATCTAACTCAGTCTTTGTTTTGAGTGTTGTTGAGCCTCTTGTGCAGGAAGCTTTCGAACTGAATGGTGAGGACGCATTGGAAGTGGCCCTAACCAAGCATCTTGAATTGGGTGTAACCCCTAATGTGAACATGTGGGATGAGTTACACCATGCAGTTGAGGCCTTAcattcacttccaaccatcCCTCCAAGGTATGAGCTTACTTCTCTTTTTGTGCCAGAAACTCATGTAAAATTATTGCCGTCAGTTGTGCAGGTACCGGAATTAGAGTTAAAGCCTCTCCCGAGACATCTGAAGTACGCGTTCTTGGGAGACTGA